The nucleotide window TCTTCCTCTTTCCCGGAACGGTGAAGGAGAACCTGACCCTGGGGGCGGAAATGAGCCGGGAGCAGCTGAACCGGGCGGTGGATATACTGGGGCTGAAGCGGATGCTGGACAAGATGCCACACGGACTGGAGTCGGAGCTGGCCGAGCGGGGCGCCAACCTCTCCCAAGGCGAACGCCAGCTGGTCTCCTTTGCCCGGGCTTTGGCCTTCGACCCCCAGATCCTGATATTGGACGAGGCCACCTCCTCGGTGGACCCGATGTCGGAAAGACTGATCCAGGAAGGCATCAAGCGCCTGCTGGAGGGCCGGACCGCGGTGATCGTGGCCCACCGGCTGTCCACCATTCTGGACGCCGACAAAATAATGGTGATCCACAAGGGCCGGATCGTGGAATCCGGCAAGCATCAAGAATTATTGAAAAAGAACGGTTATTATGCAAAATTATACCGAATCCAATTCGCCTAGAGATTCCGGCAGCTTGAAGCTTATCTTTGGATGGCTTCGCCGTTACTGGGGGTCACACCGGTTGGCACTGGTTGTCCTGCTGGTCATGACCGTTATCCAGGCAGCTTTGGCCACTAGATACCCCATTTATTTTAAACTGGTGGTGGACGGTCTGGTCAATAAACTTCCCACCCAGCAATTGAACCGCAACGTGCTAATTCTCTTTCTGCTGGGGGTGGGTGCGGCTCTAGTCTATTGGGTATTGATGTCCACCCGGGGCTGGACCAACATGAAAGTCGAGGCCGAACTAAGGAACAGGATATTTGCCAACCTCACCAGGCTGGGGCCCTCCGCCCTTTCTGGTTACCGTACCGGTGATGTGGTCACCCGTCTGACCGACGATCTGGCGGAAAAGCTATCCTGGTTCACCTGTTCCGGCTTGTTCCGGGCGGTCCATGGGTTTGTGCAGTTCAGCTTCGTTTTGTTTGAAATGTTCAAGATGAACACCACCCTGGCGGCCTTTTCCCTTATTCCCCTGCCGCTGGTGGCCATTCTTTTCATGGCAAACGAAAGCACTCTGGAACGGCGCTTCCTCAAGCTGCAGAAGGCCATCTCGGCAGTCAACGATTTCCTGGAGGCTTGCTTCTCCGGCATCAGGGTGCTCAAGATCTACAATCGCCAGGAACACCAGAAAATCGGATTCTCGAAGGCCATGGATCGGCGGGTTAAGACTGAAGTCAAAAGCATCCAGTCGGAAGGCCTGTTCAACTCCTCCAACAACTTGGTTGATCAGTTGGGATTGCTGGTAGTTATTTTGGCCGGGGGGTATTTGGTGATCCAGGGTAAATTAACATTGGGCGGCTTCGTGGCCTTCAATACATATAGCCTGATGCTGGTGGGGCCGCTGTTTGACATGGGCAACTTCTTTGTCTCCGGTAAGCGGGCAGCGGTCTCCTACGCCCGGGTCCGGGAGCTGGAGACCGCTTTGCCCGAGGTCGGCGATCCGTCAGAACCAAGCAAGATATCCTTTGAGCATTCCCTGGATTTCCAACAGGTGTTCTTCAGCTACGGGAAGAACGGCAAATACCAGCTGCAGGATGTCAGCTTCCGGGTGGCCCGGGGGGAAAAGATCGCCCTGATGGGCGAGGTGGGCTGCGGCAAGACCACCCTGGTCCATATGCTGCTCCGCCTGCACGACCCGGCCTCCGGCGCGGTCAAGATTGACGGTGTCGATATCCGGCAATTCAAGCTGTCAGAACTGCGGAGCATCATCGGCTATGCCCCGCAGGAGGCCCTGCTGTTCTCCGAAAGCATCTTGAACAACGTCATCTTCCACCGGGACAACGTTGACCAGGACCGGGCGTTAGAGGCCGGGCGCATCTCCCAGCTGGAGAAGGAGGTCAAAGGCTTCGCCCAGGGCTACGACAC belongs to candidate division TA06 bacterium and includes:
- a CDS encoding ABC transporter ATP-binding protein, whose translation is MALVVLLVMTVIQAALATRYPIYFKLVVDGLVNKLPTQQLNRNVLILFLLGVGAALVYWVLMSTRGWTNMKVEAELRNRIFANLTRLGPSALSGYRTGDVVTRLTDDLAEKLSWFTCSGLFRAVHGFVQFSFVLFEMFKMNTTLAAFSLIPLPLVAILFMANESTLERRFLKLQKAISAVNDFLEACFSGIRVLKIYNRQEHQKIGFSKAMDRRVKTEVKSIQSEGLFNSSNNLVDQLGLLVVILAGGYLVIQGKLTLGGFVAFNTYSLMLVGPLFDMGNFFVSGKRAAVSYARVRELETALPEVGDPSEPSKISFEHSLDFQQVFFSYGKNGKYQLQDVSFRVARGEKIALMGEVGCGKTTLVHMLLRLHDPASGAVKIDGVDIRQFKLSELRSIIGYAPQEALLFSESILNNVIFHRDNVDQDRALEAGRISQLEKEVKGFAQGYDTMIGQRGTSLSGGQKQRASLARAIVERIALGHPKILILDDITSALDATTEALVWQELNEKLPGVTCFIISHRTSTIERADQILVLKDGKIVEQGSHRELMARDGYYVTLREKEKLEENGNGSAPILSAN